The following nucleotide sequence is from Endozoicomonas sp. GU-1.
GATAGCCCTGACGCGCCCGGTCAAACCGATGATTATTTTTACACACAGCGCTTTTTTGTTCTGACCTGAGCGCTTCATAACAGACCGGGCAACGAAGTAAGATGGACATCGGGATGGGCAGTATGGCTAAAAGCCAGAGAGTTTAATGGTCTCTGGCGCATATGCAACGGCTGCTGATGGTTTCCTGCCGGGAGCGCAGCCTGATTATGGAGTAACCCGATTAAGGCGCTACTGCTGCATCCCATACCATGCCTTTTTCGATGATGATTCCGGGATTGTCAAACTGCTCACAGAACTGATTGCCGTCCGTCTTGTAATAGATAGCTTCCATGGGCGGCAGGTTCAGAGCCATTATCTGGTTTTGAGCCTTGGCACTGCTGGTCAATCCCCACTTATTAAGGTAGTTGAGCATGTTGCGGCCAGTGACCATCGACAGAGCAATGGATGGCCAATCATTGTGCAGTTCGCTCGATGGGCTCCAGATACTGTTGGCTTCTTCCCAGGTATATTCACTGAACCCAAGCGACGTACGTTTGGCATTCCAGGTATCGCGGCTACTGAGCGCGCGGGAAAATTCCCGTTCAAGGATATGAAGCCTTGGCAACAGCATCCAGCCATCGGTCAAGGCTCCCTGACTCTGGGCTGCCATCATCATCTGCAGATAAATGGCGGCTCCCAGGTTCCAGCTCTTGAAGTCTTTGTTCTGTATCGACGCTAAAGGATCTGCTGAGTTCTGGGACTCCTGCAACCAGTCAAACAGCGTTTTAAAGGGCAGGCTTTGACAGGAAGGTGCCTTTCCAGTCTCCTGGTAAGCGCGGGACTTTGAGAAGTAGGAGTAAAAGTTGGTGGCAGTATGACCGGGAGTCCAGCTTGCAAATAAAAAGCGTTTTTTCTCCAGGCCATGGCCAAGCTCGTGAAGGTCACCATGGCCCAGTGGATCAAATGCCCAGTACGCGTCGTATGGATTGCCAGAACATCCGTAACCACAGGTGGCCTGATCCGCATTCATATGTTTAACCTGATCAATGAGATCAATACTGTACCCCTGTTGTTCTGCGAACTGGATAATCTCGGGGTCTTCATCAATTCGATCACCGCGGAAGCCTGCCAGCATGTGGGGCAGGTTAGACATGTAACGATCTGTCGCTGCAGCCAGATCAGCGGCCGAATTATTCCAGTTGCTCATGGATTGCCGCATCAGGTCCAGTCGCGAATGGACTTCAAAACCATCGGTGACCAGTTCAGCCCAGTCAAAATCCCCTTTCGCCAGCGCCTCTGCAAACGTCTCGTTATCTTCAGGCTTTGTCCAATAGGGGTGCAGGCCAATATTGCTGATATTCAGGCTGATCTGCTGGTCATTGCGGTCAAATCGCAATTGCAGGGGGCCACCATTTGGGGAGGTGAAGGTGATGGTTTCTCCCGGCGCAATCATCATTTCCTGTCCCCGCAGATAGCGGGGACGTTTATAGCCATCGTTATCCAGCCAGTGAGTAGCTCCATCACGGATGGAGTTGACAAAAACATTCACCACAGCCTCTGTATTATCTGTGCGCTGAATAGTGACCGGTTTGCCGGGCATGACATAGACGCCCGCTGAACGGAAAGGCACTTTACTGGTGATGTTTATGGTCTTGCTGATGGGGGTTATATGGCTGAAATCAGTACGCCCAAAGTTACCTGAATCAGCAGGAACGGCGCTGGTTGAACGGTATTGATAAACCCCGAAGTCTGAAAATGCCGCTTGGACAAAATCTTCGGTGTTTTTCAACTTATCCAGGGGGTATGCGGTTTCTGCCCGATAATAATCAGCCAGAAGCACCAGCCAGCGCCAGATTGCTTTATCATCATTGGCGGATGTGAAAATGGCTTGCTTGTTTCTATCCAGTTGTCGGAGCTGACGCTGGAGGGTTTGCAGACCATCCAGAAATTCGATGTTGAATCCCCCGGCGTCAGAACAGTCGCTGCCATTGCACTGGGCAAAGTTAATATTATTGCCCCGGTTTTTCAGCGTCGTGAGCAGACGGTTCACTGCTGCAATGTCTGTGGGCAGAGGGTTCCCCCATTCTACGATGTTGAAACCCCTGAGAATCAGGTAACGCCAGTAATTGTTGGCAACGAAGTTAGCGTTGATGGCCGGAAGCAGGTATTGGCTAATGGCATTATCCTCACGATAGTAGTGAAGGTATAAAATACCAATGCCTTGATTACGTGCTTTGCTGATGCCATCTTTTAATCCCTGCGTCAGCTCACCGAAAGAAGAGACGATAAGCACATCTGCGTTCTCCAGACAGCCAGAAAGAGCAGCGCCATTACAGGTTTCCCGGCCATTGTAACTGACCCGTTCCGGCATCAGGGTATCCAGCCAGAGCCGTGTGCTGGACTGATCCGGGAAGTAAAAGGACTCATCCATCTGGGCGATCACAATTTTCATGGATTCGGTGCTGTTCAACGGCTGTCCTGCCAGCCAGTCCAGGCCATTGACCATTAACTGGTTAGCCTGATCATTTATGGCACCAGAGTTCCGTCTCCAGACCCGCATTGGGTTGGAGGATAAAGCAATAAAACGATGGTTTTCGTCTTCTCCCAAAACACCAAGTCCACCGGGGTTTAAAGGGTTAAACTCAGTTCTGTCGGAAGCATTCGCCTGAAGAAAGGTTGCGGACTTGCCAAGTTCCGGAGCAATAATGGCGGAGTCGTGGGTGACATCCCAGTCAACATTGGTGAGGCTGTTGGCATTGGCAGAACCATCTTCATTAAGCTGGAACAGGCGATAGATAGTTGGGTTGAACTGACCATGCCCTGTTTCAATCACGTTATCTATTTTTTGGGTTAGTGCATCTGCAGAGGGAATTCCGGTAGAATCACCGGTTTGAAAGGCAACTTGCAGGGCCTGTTCGACAGGATCGGGGGCAGGGGCAGGACTGGGAGGAGACTCGTTGGTTGATGTTTCACCACTCTTACAGGCACTCAAAGTAGCCATCATCAAAACAACAAACAGCTTTTTTCTTAATTCCATAAATACAGCATTTCTTATTTTATAAAGTTTATAAGAGGAATGTTTGCGAGTTTAAGTAAACACACGATGGTGCTCCAGTGATTTAACGCTGCTGAGTCAACCTTGTGGGCTGGGTCACACTTTTATCAACTGTGTTTTAACAAGCTTCTCTGAAACAGCAGTTATCAAGAACAGCAAAAATACAGTGCAGTGGCATCACTGGCTTGATATTCGCCAAGGTCTGGCCGATATTTCCCTGTGGCAATACCGGAGGCTTGAATTCATTTTCGTTTGTGGCCCGGAGTATTACTGAAAATTACAACCGCAGAATTTGTAAACTACCTATTGGCTCAAAGGAATAGTCACTGTAGTCTGCGGCACTTTTTCTCATTAAGCTTTTTATCAATAGACAAGGCAGGACAATAAATTTGATTTCTACAGCCAACATCACCATGCAGTTCGGTGACAAGCCCCTGTTTGAGGATATATCCGTCAAGTTTGGCGAAGGTAACCGTTACGGACTCATTGGTGCCAACGGTTGTGGTAAATCGACGTTCATGAAAATTCTGGGCGGAGAGCTGGAGCCAACATCCGGCACTGTCAGTAAAGACCCCCATGAACGTATGGCAAAACTGAGTCAGGATCAGTTTGCCTATGAACACTACACGGTGATCGATACGGTAATTATGGGTCATGCCGAGCTGTGGAAAGTAAAAGCCGAACGGGATGCTATTTACGCCAAAGCTGAAATGACCGAAGAAGAAGGCATGCGGGTTGCTGACCTTGAAGTTCAGTTTGGTGAGATGGATGGTTATTCCGCCGAAGCCCGTGCCGGCGAACTGCTGCTGGGGCTGGATATTCCCATTGACCAGCATTACGGACTGATGAGTGCCGTTGCCCCGGGCTGGAAGCTGCGTGTGCTGCTGGCTCAGGTTCTGTTTGCCGACCCGGAAATCATGCTGTTGGACGAACCCACCAACAACCTGGATATCAATGCGATCCGTTGGCTGGAAGAGATCCTCAAGCAGCGTGACTGCACCATGATCATCATCTCCCACGACCGTCACTTCCTGAACAGTGTCTGTACCCACATGGCGGACCTGGATTATGGCAAGCTGCAGTTGATGCCCGGTAATTACGATGAGTATATGACCGCAGCCACTGCGGCCCGGGAGCGCCTGCAGGCCGATAATGCCCGCAAGAAAGCCCAGATTGCCGAGTTACAGTCCTTTGTCAGCCGCTTCTCTGCCAACGCGTCCAAAGCACGACAGGCGACTTCCAGGGCCAAACAGATCGATAAGATTCAACTGACAGAAATCAAACCGTCCAGCCGCCAGAATCCGTTTATCCGCTTTGAGCAGGAGAAGAAGCTGTTCCGTAATGCGCTGGTGGTGGAAAAGCTCAGCCAGGGCTATGAAGAAGATCTGTTCAGCAAAGTCAACCTGATGGTTGAAGTGGGTGAGCGTATCGCCATCATTGGCCAGAACGGTGTCGGTAAAACCACCCTGCTGCACACCCTGGCAGGTAAGATGGCACCGCGTACCGGTGTTATCCAGTGGTCCGAAAATGCCAATATCGGTTACTACGCCCAGAATCACAGTGCTGACTTTGATATGGATATGAACCTCTTCGACTGGATGAGCCAGTGGATGAATGAAGGCGACGATGAACAGGTGATTCGTGGCGTGCTGGGCCGGATGCTGTTCTCCCAGAGCGACCTGAAAAAATCCGTACGGGTTATTTCCGGTGGCGAGCAGGGTCGTATGCTGTTTGGCAAGCTGAGCCAGCAACGCCCCAATATTCTGCTGATGGATGAGCCAACCAACCACATGGATATGGAGTCCATCGAGTCACTGAACCTGGCGTTGGAAAACTACAAAGGCACCCTGATTTTTGTCTCCCATGACCGTCAGTTCGTCTCATCGCTGGCCACCCGGATCATCGAAATCAAGGATACCGGTATTGTCGACTTCCACGGTACTTATGATGATTACCTGCGCAGTCAGGGAATTGAGTAATTAAATAATTCCGACATTTGATACGCACTCTCCGTTCATCCTGAGCGGAGTCGAAAGATGCTTGCTGCGATCTATGTCAGTGCCGATATCCACCAACAATTCGTAGAATGTTTTTCAGGCAAGAAAAAACCCGGCTCGAACGGAGCTGGCGCTCCTAACCGGGTTTCACTTCAAACAATGAGCTGATGCTCGTGGAGCAGTATAGCAATGATTTCGTTCGCCTACACAATTGGAGCGGTAAAATTGATTAGACCGAGAAAGGCGCTTCCGACACAAACACCATTGGCTCCCCGGTTAAAGGGTGAGTAAAGCCCAGTCTTGTGGCATGCAGGTTCAGGCGTTGACTGGCCTGCCGGGCAGCCGGGTGGGCATAAAACTCACAGCCCAGAATGGGGTGCCCAAGTTCAGCCAGGTGAACCCTTAACTGATGGGAGCGACCGGTCACCGGCTTAAGCAGTACCCGGTCAAATGCCGGTCTCTGATTGTCAATCACTTGAAAGTGGGTCAGTGATGGTTTGCCCAGTTCATGGTCAACCATCTGTCTTGGCCGGTTTGGCCAGTCACAGCGCAGAGGCAGTTCTATTTTTCCTTCCGGCTGCGTAAGTTTTCCCCACACTTCGGCAATATATTCCTTGGCAACGGTACGGTCCTGAAACTGACGGTTTAAGGCACGATGGCTGTCGGCATCCAGTCCGAAGACCATCAGGCCAGAGGTGGACATATCCAGCCGATGGACGACACGGGTTTGCGGGTTGATGGTCTGCAGCCGTGACAGTGCGCTGTCGTTATGATTGGGTGGCTTGCCGGGAACACTGAGCAGACCTGCCGGTTTATTCACCACAACAATGCACTCATCGCGGTAAAGTTCCAACAATGGCTCGTTGCAGCAGGGGACAATAAAAGTATCATTCATGGGCCGATTATCAGGATAAAGTCCTGTTAAGTCATCTGGGGATAATGCGGATGGCGCTCTGAACGCTCATGCTCCTGCAGGCACTGGAAACGTTGAAAGTTGTTCACTTTGAAGGTTGCGGATAACGGTTATCCCTGGCCTGCTGAACGGCTTTTTCCATATCCGATGAAGGCACCGGTGAGGATGCTTTTTCTTTATGCCATTTATGTTGGAACTTGCGACTCAACCCTTTGACGTCTTTTCGGGGAACCAGCATCAAGTCGACCCGGCGGTTTAATCCTGAATCCAGATTCAGCCCCGGTATAGGCCGGTTAGCTCCCATCGCTGCCAATAACAGTATCTGATCTTCCGGTACTCCGGTAAAAACAATCACTTCCCTGACCGTTTCGGCCCGTTGTCCGGCAAGCTCCCAGTTTACCCGGTTGGGTTCTGTCGAATTTTTAAGGTCAGAACCAATCACGCCATCGGAGTGCCCGGTAATAATGATCTTGAAGGGCAGTTTTGCCAGTACCCTGGCCAGGGCGATTAGAAAATCTTCATAAAATGGCACCAGCTGCTTGCTCCCCGGTGGAAACATGGGGCCGACTTTATCCTGAACCAGTGTCATACGAATCATCCTGGGCCAGGTCTGCAGCTCAATGCCTTTTGCCTCGATGGCACGTTCTTTCGGCAGTTTGGCTAATCCGAGCACAATGGCAGCGATGCCCTCGGCACTGGCAGTGTTATGACCGGCAAGCTCCATACCGGTCATGCCGGAGGGCTTTGGCCGTATCTGCACTGGTATTCCCGGTAATATCGAGCGCTCTCCCTGCATCTCCACCGGCGAGTTACTGCTAACACGGTTGAGAAGACCCGGATTGGAAAAATAGGTGGCAATGGCTTCCTTTTGCACGGGTGTAGTGGCGGCCACCAGCCAGAGCACCAGGAACAGGGCCATCATGGCCATGGCAAAATCGGCAAAAGCCACTTTCCAGCTGCCGCCATGGTGCGCATTGCCGTTGGCAGTGCGCCCCCGACGGACCACAATCGGCTGATTGCTATCTGGAGCCCTGGCCATTAATGGCTAGCCCTCAGGGATTGCAGCATATCCTCCAATTCCGGGAATGTAGGGCGTAACTCTTTATAAAGCAGCCGTCGCCCTGAATCCACGGCGGTAATTGGTGCCAGCCCTGAATGGCTGGCAAGCAACGTCATTTTGACGCATTCAAACGCCAGCATTTCACTCTGCTCAGTACTTTCCAGCGCTGCGGCCAGGGGGCCAAAAATACCGTAGCACAGCAATATACCCAAAAAGGTACCCACCAGTGCTGCTGCTACCTTGACCCCGATCAGCTCTACCGGCCCATCCATCGCACCCATAGTCACGACGATGCCCATCACCGCGGCCACAATACCAAAGCCGGGGCAGGCATCAGCAATAGTGTTCAGTGCTTTTGCCGGGCGTTTCAGATCCTCTTCCAGGGTTTCTATCTCGCTTTCCATCAAACCTTCAAAGGCATGTCCGGGCATACTGCCCATACCGGTAATCCGTAAATTATCGGTGATAAAATAGAGCAGTCGTGGATGGGATATGATGCGCTGGTAACTCTGAAACAGCTCACTGCTTTCCGGTGTTTCAATATCGTCTTCAATGGCGTTCACGCCCTTTCGATGCCGGGTTTCAATCAAGCGGAACAGCAGGGCCAGCAAATCCATAAAGAAGGCTTTGTCGAATTCTTTATTTCTGATCAGTACGTATTTCAGATGAGTGAGGGTCATTCTCTGGACAGTGGCCGGGTTGGAAATCACAAAAGCACCGATCGCGGCACCGAGGATGATAAGAATCTCAGGGGGTTGCCACAGTGCCAGCAGCTTGCCGCCGGCCATGACAAACCCGCCAAAAATACTCAGAAACAGGATGGCAAAGCCAGCGATTCTCAATAGCATGCAAAACCTGGTACGTTGTTGTGAAATAACTTCCACATTCCCGATATTATCCAGTCAAGATAAAACCTTGCCACGGAGACACGGAGAAAAGAAAAAATCTTTTCCTCTGTGCCTCCATGTCTCCGTGGCAAAAAGAGGAAGTTATTCCGGGACAATTCGTGGTGTGATTACTGAATCACCATATTAATGATGAAGACATCCTCTACCCCCTTAGTAAGTGATAGCCCCGTCCTGTGACGAACCGTAGTCAGAAGCTGTTTCCGCAATTCCTCCCGATTTCCCGGGATCATCACATCCTCGAATGTCCAGGATGACAGCTGGTCAAGCATGGCATTGAGAATGACCGGTCGATTCTTTTCCATTTGTTCAAGGCATTTGCTTTTTCGGGTCATGATAGAAACGGATAACTGCATATAATGGAGTTCATAGGTTTCATCATTAGCCAGATTGACGATCATATCTTTAAACGACAAATATTGTGTAGGCCCCGGTGACGCGACAGTGGGCACTGGCGATAGTGAGTCGTCTTCCTCCCGGAAAAAAAACCAATACGTTGCACCACCTGCAATAGCAAGCATGACAACCCCCGCCAGGATGAAAGCGATGAAATTAACCCTGCCCCGCTGCATTGCTGGCCACTGAGCATAAGCACTGTTATTGATGGTACGATCATCGTCATCAGTCTTCATATTCTCTTCATATTCGCAGGAAAGCACTGTTAAACAATGGCTAAATATGCAGATCAATAAGCGCCACTACAGAGTGCTGCGATAGCGCAGTTAACCGGTATGACTGTGGGGTTGGGGGCGCTAAAGCCACAAGATCTGCGTCTGTGCCAGAAAAATATGACACCCCAGCCAACTCTTCGGCCAACGGATGCTGCCTTTCCCGGCCTGACCCGGAATGATCAGGAGTGGTTAATGAGAGTGCTATTTTCAGTCCAGACTCCGTTGCTGAAGAACCACCGGGCTCTTTATTGACTGAATTACCGGGAGTGTGCATCTGCTGAATGCTGTCGCTGACCAGCTGGTGCAGTGTAGAGGAACAGCTTTCAAGGGTTGGCAGAGACTGCTGGCTGGCTTGCAGATTCACGGTGACCTCGCTGTTATGGCGAGTCATCACCACCTGCACCGTACCCAGTCCGGGAAACTCGGCAACGGCCCGGGCATAACGATCCCCGCCAAGCATCAAACAGTTTTGCACCGGGGCTGTTACCGGTTGAATTGCAGACGATTGATTTCCGGGCGATGGCTGGCGGACGCTGGCAGGTTCCAATCTTTTCAGAGGTGTATCCGATACCTCAGCTGTTACTGGCTGTGTGGTTGTCTGACTTTCCTGATCGGCGGGCGACTCTGGGGTTGACTCTGGGGCTAAGGCCTCCTGATTCGACAGCGTTCGCTTTTGTGTGGGTGCCATAGAAAGCTGTGCAGACTGCCGCAGTGAGCCAATCTCCATGGTTTGCTGAACGTCAGGTAACACAGTCTGGCCGGAAGCCTCTTCCCCCGAATGGTCAGGCTTAACTGGCCCCATCTCTACCGGGTTTGGTCTCCGGGTCAGTTGATCAGACGGCAAGTGTTGTGAATTTAACTTCAATTCTGGGAGAGGGTGAACCGCTGGAACTTCTGCATCTGTGGTCGTGGCCCACTCAATTGCCTGTATGTCTTCCCCGACATCCGTTGTGTTGGTGTAGATAGTCGATGGTAAATCAGAATGTAAAGACGGATTCGAAGCCCCCTCAGGATTTATCGGTCCCAGAGGTTCGATCATCTGCTGCAGAATTGCCTGAAACTCATCTTCTTCTGGCAGTCCGTTCTGCACCAACCCGTTCTGTACAGACAGCCGCCCGGTTATCGCCTCCCGGAAATACGAGGCTGGAAGTGCGTCGATCACACGGTCAGTCTCTGTGCCAGCTGTCTCAATATTCATAAAAGATGGCTCTCTGTTTACGATAAACAGTGTTCATCCCATGGCATGGTCAGGGGGACTGAACTTTCTGCTTATGGCTGTTAATAACTTCGACATTTCAGTAAGCGCTGCCCGCTTCCCGCCACCCGCTGCCCGCAAAAGAAAGGCTGCAGCCTTAACAAGTCTCAGTCATCTGCCTGCTGTAAGGCCAACTCATCCCAGGCACCTTTAACGGTATCGATCATAGACCAGGCGGTATTCAGGGAGGCAGTATCATTATCAGCGATC
It contains:
- a CDS encoding pseudouridine synthase, yielding MNDTFIVPCCNEPLLELYRDECIVVVNKPAGLLSVPGKPPNHNDSALSRLQTINPQTRVVHRLDMSTSGLMVFGLDADSHRALNRQFQDRTVAKEYIAEVWGKLTQPEGKIELPLRCDWPNRPRQMVDHELGKPSLTHFQVIDNQRPAFDRVLLKPVTGRSHQLRVHLAELGHPILGCEFYAHPAARQASQRLNLHATRLGFTHPLTGEPMVFVSEAPFSV
- a CDS encoding flagellar motor protein MotB produces the protein MARAPDSNQPIVVRRGRTANGNAHHGGSWKVAFADFAMAMMALFLVLWLVAATTPVQKEAIATYFSNPGLLNRVSSNSPVEMQGERSILPGIPVQIRPKPSGMTGMELAGHNTASAEGIAAIVLGLAKLPKERAIEAKGIELQTWPRMIRMTLVQDKVGPMFPPGSKQLVPFYEDFLIALARVLAKLPFKIIITGHSDGVIGSDLKNSTEPNRVNWELAGQRAETVREVIVFTGVPEDQILLLAAMGANRPIPGLNLDSGLNRRVDLMLVPRKDVKGLSRKFQHKWHKEKASSPVPSSDMEKAVQQARDNRYPQPSK
- a CDS encoding ABC-F family ATPase — encoded protein: MISTANITMQFGDKPLFEDISVKFGEGNRYGLIGANGCGKSTFMKILGGELEPTSGTVSKDPHERMAKLSQDQFAYEHYTVIDTVIMGHAELWKVKAERDAIYAKAEMTEEEGMRVADLEVQFGEMDGYSAEARAGELLLGLDIPIDQHYGLMSAVAPGWKLRVLLAQVLFADPEIMLLDEPTNNLDINAIRWLEEILKQRDCTMIIISHDRHFLNSVCTHMADLDYGKLQLMPGNYDEYMTAATAARERLQADNARKKAQIAELQSFVSRFSANASKARQATSRAKQIDKIQLTEIKPSSRQNPFIRFEQEKKLFRNALVVEKLSQGYEEDLFSKVNLMVEVGERIAIIGQNGVGKTTLLHTLAGKMAPRTGVIQWSENANIGYYAQNHSADFDMDMNLFDWMSQWMNEGDDEQVIRGVLGRMLFSQSDLKKSVRVISGGEQGRMLFGKLSQQRPNILLMDEPTNHMDMESIESLNLALENYKGTLIFVSHDRQFVSSLATRIIEIKDTGIVDFHGTYDDYLRSQGIE
- a CDS encoding flagellar basal body-associated FliL family protein; amino-acid sequence: MKTDDDDRTINNSAYAQWPAMQRGRVNFIAFILAGVVMLAIAGGATYWFFFREEDDSLSPVPTVASPGPTQYLSFKDMIVNLANDETYELHYMQLSVSIMTRKSKCLEQMEKNRPVILNAMLDQLSSWTFEDVMIPGNREELRKQLLTTVRHRTGLSLTKGVEDVFIINMVIQ
- the motA gene encoding flagellar motor stator protein MotA, encoding MLLRIAGFAILFLSIFGGFVMAGGKLLALWQPPEILIILGAAIGAFVISNPATVQRMTLTHLKYVLIRNKEFDKAFFMDLLALLFRLIETRHRKGVNAIEDDIETPESSELFQSYQRIISHPRLLYFITDNLRITGMGSMPGHAFEGLMESEIETLEEDLKRPAKALNTIADACPGFGIVAAVMGIVVTMGAMDGPVELIGVKVAAALVGTFLGILLCYGIFGPLAAALESTEQSEMLAFECVKMTLLASHSGLAPITAVDSGRRLLYKELRPTFPELEDMLQSLRASH
- a CDS encoding ImpA family metalloprotease gives rise to the protein MELRKKLFVVLMMATLSACKSGETSTNESPPSPAPAPDPVEQALQVAFQTGDSTGIPSADALTQKIDNVIETGHGQFNPTIYRLFQLNEDGSANANSLTNVDWDVTHDSAIIAPELGKSATFLQANASDRTEFNPLNPGGLGVLGEDENHRFIALSSNPMRVWRRNSGAINDQANQLMVNGLDWLAGQPLNSTESMKIVIAQMDESFYFPDQSSTRLWLDTLMPERVSYNGRETCNGAALSGCLENADVLIVSSFGELTQGLKDGISKARNQGIGILYLHYYREDNAISQYLLPAINANFVANNYWRYLILRGFNIVEWGNPLPTDIAAVNRLLTTLKNRGNNINFAQCNGSDCSDAGGFNIEFLDGLQTLQRQLRQLDRNKQAIFTSANDDKAIWRWLVLLADYYRAETAYPLDKLKNTEDFVQAAFSDFGVYQYRSTSAVPADSGNFGRTDFSHITPISKTINITSKVPFRSAGVYVMPGKPVTIQRTDNTEAVVNVFVNSIRDGATHWLDNDGYKRPRYLRGQEMMIAPGETITFTSPNGGPLQLRFDRNDQQISLNISNIGLHPYWTKPEDNETFAEALAKGDFDWAELVTDGFEVHSRLDLMRQSMSNWNNSAADLAAATDRYMSNLPHMLAGFRGDRIDEDPEIIQFAEQQGYSIDLIDQVKHMNADQATCGYGCSGNPYDAYWAFDPLGHGDLHELGHGLEKKRFLFASWTPGHTATNFYSYFSKSRAYQETGKAPSCQSLPFKTLFDWLQESQNSADPLASIQNKDFKSWNLGAAIYLQMMMAAQSQGALTDGWMLLPRLHILEREFSRALSSRDTWNAKRTSLGFSEYTWEEANSIWSPSSELHNDWPSIALSMVTGRNMLNYLNKWGLTSSAKAQNQIMALNLPPMEAIYYKTDGNQFCEQFDNPGIIIEKGMVWDAAVAP